One stretch of Fictibacillus sp. b24 DNA includes these proteins:
- a CDS encoding b(o/a)3-type cytochrome-c oxidase subunit 1, giving the protein MIDKRDAHLSLAFLTVSFIALFIGAIAGLLQTFVRSGAIELPFSIGYYQLLTAHGVLLALIFTTFFILGFLYAGISKTMGTLYDVPRRTGWLGFVMMTFGTGLATVFILLNKATVLYTFYAPLQASPWFYIALVHVVVGSWLCAFSMWNQYYIWKSRTKNKLSPLFSYMAAMTMALWFVATLGLAATVLLQFIPWSIGWVDKIDILISRTLFWYFGHPLVYFWLLPAYMCWYVVIPKIIGGKIFSDALARLSFVLFLLFSIPVGFHHQLLEPGISHTWKFFQVVLTFMVIVPSLMTAFSMFAVFETAGRKKGARGLFGWIKVLPWKDVRFFAPMMGMLIFIPAGAGGIINASHQLNQVIHNTLWVTGHFHLTVASTVALTFFGICYWLIPYLTGRTLTPRMNKLGIIQTIMWTAGMAIMSGAMHIVGLFGAPRRTSYTTYADHSQAVDWIPYQVAMAVGGTILFLAIILLMYIAWFLAFKAPKGVVDFPVGEVEENAVSTPVILENWKLWVGICAALILIAYTVPFWHMIEHAPPGSPGYKFW; this is encoded by the coding sequence ATGATTGATAAAAGAGACGCTCACTTAAGTTTAGCTTTTTTGACGGTTAGTTTCATTGCTCTTTTTATTGGGGCAATAGCAGGGTTATTGCAGACGTTTGTAAGAAGCGGTGCAATTGAACTTCCATTTTCTATAGGCTATTATCAGCTGTTAACGGCTCATGGGGTATTGTTGGCACTTATTTTTACGACTTTTTTCATTTTAGGATTTTTATACGCTGGAATTAGTAAAACGATGGGAACTCTTTACGACGTACCAAGGCGAACAGGCTGGCTTGGGTTTGTGATGATGACTTTTGGTACTGGTTTAGCAACGGTATTTATTCTTTTAAACAAAGCAACGGTTCTTTACACCTTCTATGCTCCACTCCAAGCATCCCCTTGGTTTTACATTGCTCTCGTTCACGTTGTTGTGGGAAGCTGGTTATGTGCTTTTTCGATGTGGAACCAATATTACATTTGGAAAAGCAGAACAAAAAATAAACTTTCTCCTCTTTTTAGCTACATGGCAGCTATGACTATGGCATTATGGTTTGTTGCAACCCTTGGGTTAGCGGCAACGGTTCTTCTTCAATTTATTCCATGGTCGATCGGTTGGGTTGATAAGATTGATATCTTAATTAGCAGAACTCTCTTTTGGTATTTCGGACATCCGCTCGTATACTTCTGGCTGCTGCCAGCTTATATGTGCTGGTATGTAGTGATTCCAAAGATTATAGGTGGGAAAATATTTAGTGATGCTTTAGCTAGGCTCTCCTTCGTATTGTTTTTATTATTTAGTATTCCAGTAGGGTTTCACCATCAGTTGCTGGAACCTGGAATCTCGCATACGTGGAAGTTTTTCCAAGTGGTTTTAACGTTTATGGTTATTGTTCCTTCTTTGATGACTGCCTTTTCTATGTTTGCTGTATTTGAAACAGCAGGCAGAAAAAAGGGAGCAAGGGGTTTGTTTGGCTGGATTAAAGTTTTGCCTTGGAAGGATGTGCGATTTTTCGCTCCTATGATGGGTATGCTGATTTTTATCCCGGCAGGAGCTGGAGGTATCATCAATGCTAGCCATCAGTTAAACCAAGTTATTCATAACACGCTGTGGGTAACAGGCCACTTTCATTTAACAGTAGCATCAACCGTTGCACTCACTTTTTTTGGCATCTGTTACTGGCTCATTCCTTACCTTACAGGACGGACGTTAACGCCTAGAATGAATAAGCTGGGAATCATCCAAACTATCATGTGGACCGCAGGAATGGCGATTATGTCGGGTGCGATGCATATAGTTGGTCTGTTCGGTGCACCACGAAGAACTTCGTATACGACTTATGCAGATCATTCACAGGCAGTTGATTGGATTCCTTATCAGGTCGCCATGGCAGTGGGTGGAACAATCCTCTTTTTAGCTATCATACTATTGATGTATATTGCTTGGTTTCTCGCCTTTAAAGCTCCTAAAGGTGTTGTGGACTTTCCGGTAGGAGAGGTAGAAGAAAATGCAGTATCCACTCCTGTCATTCTTGAAAACTGGAAGCTTTGGGTCGGCATTTGCGCTGCACTGATCCTTATCGCGTACACCGTTCCTTTTTGGCACATGATTGAGCATGCACCCCCAGGTTCACCAGGTTATAAGTTTTGGTAA
- a CDS encoding cytosolic protein, with protein sequence MFRKLQNLMESHAETSEQHVDERLKTHYFKANKHEVMRVIKQILDEDTNFQELGFSEERGEVTFEVRQPKNAFVVVSVVTVKPNRTAVDLNVSTESALPFNFGNNQRLITSIYEMLKQKLTFIGTSMAEKL encoded by the coding sequence ATGTTTAGAAAACTTCAAAATCTTATGGAAAGCCATGCAGAAACGAGTGAACAGCATGTAGACGAAAGGCTTAAAACACATTATTTTAAAGCTAATAAGCATGAAGTAATGAGAGTTATTAAACAAATCTTAGATGAGGATACCAATTTTCAGGAACTTGGTTTTTCAGAAGAAAGGGGAGAGGTAACCTTTGAGGTAAGACAGCCTAAGAATGCATTTGTTGTAGTAAGTGTCGTAACAGTGAAGCCAAATCGTACAGCTGTAGACCTTAATGTTTCTACAGAATCTGCTCTTCCCTTTAATTTCGGCAATAATCAGAGACTGATCACGAGCATTTACGAAATGTTAAAACAAAAGCTTACGTTTATTGGGACGTCTATGGCTGAAAAATTGTAG
- a CDS encoding cytochrome c oxidase subunit II, whose translation MHIHRYEKIWLWSGAVCLTLFLLIVGVSAFAMGNQPPSHMETIDPEKAVTTPPFDNPGFTKVGEKEYEAVMLAQAFTYTPSKMSVPKGSTVHFKVTSTDVVHGFEIPSTNVNMMITPGYVSEISYTFTKPGKYLILCNEYCGAGHQVMAVTLEVTA comes from the coding sequence ATGCATATTCATAGATATGAAAAGATTTGGCTCTGGTCTGGCGCAGTGTGTTTAACGCTTTTTCTATTAATTGTAGGTGTATCAGCATTTGCTATGGGGAATCAGCCACCTAGTCATATGGAAACAATTGATCCAGAAAAAGCTGTAACTACTCCTCCATTTGATAACCCAGGTTTTACAAAGGTTGGAGAAAAGGAATATGAAGCGGTTATGCTTGCACAAGCTTTTACGTACACTCCTTCTAAAATGTCTGTACCTAAAGGCTCTACCGTCCATTTTAAAGTAACAAGCACTGATGTGGTTCACGGTTTTGAAATTCCATCAACGAATGTAAACATGATGATTACTCCAGGGTATGTAAGTGAAATCTCTTATACGTTTACAAAACCCGGCAAGTATCTCATTTTATGCAATGAATATTGTGGAGCAGGTCACCAAGTCATGGCAGTAACCTTGGAGGTGACAGCATGA
- the dnaI gene encoding primosomal protein DnaI → MESIKESVKHMPGFDKFQERYEQMKQQVLSDPGVMRFLRENPDISDVHAEKLLSSFYTFKNEQHACRNCPGLEKCPNLMQGYRSELTKVRQTVELRYKPCELKILDEQKKTMTSLIKSYFIPKEILEARFDRLYKHSIDETRRNAISKAYEFVQMAGTDQQVKGIYFYGKFGVGKTYLLGAIANGLAEKGIHSLIIHTPEFLREMKSSLSDGSFDSKMELLKTVPVLMLDDIGAENMTNWVRDEIIGVILQYRMMEKLPTLYTSNCDYDMLQQHLSYSQKGGLDEVKALRIMERIKHLSSPVFMGGNKNFREDY, encoded by the coding sequence ATGGAATCCATAAAGGAATCTGTTAAACACATGCCGGGTTTTGATAAGTTTCAAGAGAGATATGAGCAAATGAAACAACAAGTTCTATCTGACCCGGGTGTCATGCGTTTTTTAAGAGAAAACCCTGACATATCAGATGTCCACGCGGAAAAATTATTGTCCAGTTTTTACACCTTTAAGAACGAACAACATGCCTGCCGCAATTGCCCTGGTTTAGAGAAATGTCCTAACCTTATGCAAGGGTACAGATCGGAACTGACGAAAGTCAGACAAACTGTAGAACTTCGATACAAACCGTGCGAGCTGAAAATTCTTGATGAACAAAAGAAAACGATGACTTCATTAATTAAAAGCTATTTTATTCCAAAAGAGATTTTAGAAGCAAGGTTCGATCGTTTGTATAAACATAGTATTGATGAAACAAGACGAAATGCTATCTCAAAGGCGTATGAGTTTGTCCAAATGGCAGGTACAGACCAACAAGTAAAAGGCATTTATTTTTATGGTAAGTTCGGTGTGGGTAAAACGTATTTACTCGGTGCAATTGCAAATGGATTAGCTGAAAAGGGCATTCATTCATTGATCATCCACACACCGGAGTTTCTGCGAGAGATGAAATCATCACTTTCTGATGGCAGTTTTGATTCTAAAATGGAACTATTAAAAACGGTCCCTGTATTAATGTTGGACGATATTGGTGCTGAAAACATGACTAATTGGGTAAGAGACGAGATTATCGGAGTTATCCTTCAATATCGAATGATGGAGAAGCTGCCAACTTTGTATACATCCAATTGTGATTATGACATGCTTCAGCAGCACCTGTCTTATTCGCAAAAAGGCGGCCTCGATGAAGTGAAAGCTCTTAGGATCATGGAGCGCATTAAACATTTAAGTTCTCCAGTATTCATGGGCGGCAATAAAAATTTCAGAGAAGACTATTAA
- the nrdR gene encoding transcriptional regulator NrdR: MRCPTCQHNGTKVLDSRPVHSGRSIRRRRECESCSYRFTTFETVEQTPLIIVKKGGEREEFSREKILRGLIKACEKRPVPLETLENIVDSIEKELRNSGASEISSTAVGEQVMEHLSKTDEVAYVRFASVYRQFKDINVFIQELKELINKEER; this comes from the coding sequence ATGAGGTGTCCTACTTGCCAGCACAACGGAACAAAAGTGCTTGATTCAAGACCTGTACATAGCGGAAGGTCCATTCGCCGACGAAGGGAATGTGAATCTTGCAGCTATAGATTTACTACATTTGAAACGGTAGAACAAACACCGCTTATCATTGTTAAAAAGGGCGGGGAACGGGAAGAATTCAGCCGCGAAAAGATTCTTCGTGGGCTTATTAAAGCATGTGAAAAGAGACCTGTTCCCTTGGAAACACTTGAAAATATAGTAGATAGTATTGAAAAAGAATTGCGAAACTCAGGTGCATCTGAAATTTCAAGTACAGCTGTTGGTGAACAGGTAATGGAACACTTGTCTAAAACGGATGAAGTTGCTTATGTAAGATTTGCTTCAGTTTATCGCCAATTTAAAGATATTAACGTCTTTATACAGGAACTTAAGGAACTCATTAACAAAGAGGAGCGTTAA
- a CDS encoding replication initiation and membrane attachment family protein, with product MTVHFQEVVPVDAYSVQCKGVLHEGDHKVLTMLYQPLIGAFAHSLYMTLWCEANMDRQAQKHQHLMNVTQFSLKDILSGRKKLEAIGLLKTYKRDGESSREYLYELQQPLSPNAFFTDGFLSIYLFNRLGKAKFTEVRESFYIPQLDVSGFKDVTASFSDVFTSLHPSEMSSKSYAEISENVLPEDAALHEKGVHGKVVLGESTFDFEAMVNQISAFIVPKEVLTPKLKEAIYKLAYIYQLQPMDMSKQIQNVYYSTGEISAENLRREIQKWYRFEHEEGLPVLALKTQPVPLKALHGMQPQTKEEELIKYFEEVSPYRLLEDYSGATPSEVDLKLVAYCMLDQNLTPGVTNVLLDYVLSENDMKLAKGLIERIASHWARKKVQTVTEAMALARDEKRKYKEWQDKKSNSRSYRDNNKPNVTVPDWLKQEKAPTSQPDETSSSSTEDENRKWLESLLNSSK from the coding sequence ATGACGGTACATTTTCAGGAAGTCGTGCCCGTTGATGCGTATTCCGTCCAGTGCAAGGGTGTATTACATGAAGGAGATCACAAAGTTCTCACCATGCTTTATCAGCCATTGATTGGCGCTTTTGCACATAGTTTATACATGACATTATGGTGCGAAGCAAATATGGATCGACAGGCACAAAAACACCAGCACCTTATGAACGTAACTCAGTTCTCATTAAAAGATATTTTATCCGGCAGAAAGAAATTAGAAGCGATCGGACTGCTAAAAACATATAAGAGAGATGGAGAGAGCTCAAGAGAATATTTGTATGAGCTTCAACAACCTCTATCTCCAAATGCATTTTTTACAGATGGTTTTTTAAGTATTTACTTATTTAATCGACTAGGAAAAGCGAAATTCACTGAAGTAAGAGAATCATTCTATATTCCTCAATTAGATGTTTCGGGTTTTAAGGATGTGACAGCTTCGTTTAGCGATGTGTTTACTTCGCTGCATCCATCTGAGATGTCTTCAAAGAGTTATGCCGAGATATCAGAAAATGTGCTTCCAGAAGATGCCGCTTTACATGAAAAAGGAGTTCATGGGAAAGTTGTACTAGGTGAGTCTACTTTTGATTTTGAGGCGATGGTAAACCAGATTTCTGCTTTCATCGTCCCTAAAGAGGTTCTTACTCCTAAATTGAAGGAAGCAATCTATAAACTGGCTTATATCTACCAGCTGCAGCCAATGGATATGAGCAAGCAAATCCAAAACGTATATTACTCAACAGGTGAGATTTCTGCGGAAAACTTAAGAAGAGAAATTCAAAAGTGGTATCGTTTTGAACACGAAGAGGGGCTTCCGGTTTTGGCTTTGAAAACACAACCGGTTCCTTTAAAGGCACTGCATGGGATGCAGCCGCAAACAAAAGAAGAAGAGCTTATTAAGTATTTTGAAGAAGTGTCACCATACCGTCTTCTAGAAGACTACTCTGGTGCAACACCTTCGGAAGTTGATCTGAAACTAGTTGCGTATTGTATGCTCGATCAAAACTTAACACCAGGAGTTACAAATGTGCTTTTGGATTACGTGTTATCTGAGAATGACATGAAACTTGCAAAAGGACTAATTGAACGAATCGCATCACATTGGGCTCGTAAAAAAGTGCAAACCGTAACGGAAGCTATGGCGCTTGCTCGTGATGAAAAACGAAAATATAAAGAATGGCAAGATAAAAAGTCAAATTCAAGATCGTATAGAGATAATAATAAACCGAATGTAACAGTACCAGATTGGCTGAAGCAAGAAAAGGCTCCAACTAGTCAGCCAGATGAGACGAGTTCAAGTTCTACAGAAGATGAAAATCGCAAATGGCTAGAGAGCTTGTTAAATAGTTCGAAATAA
- a CDS encoding amino acid ABC transporter permease yields the protein MELSLQIIGEYMPLFLKGTWVTIQLSLLAILFGTILGLFIGLGKMMKQSYISLPCVWYISFFRGTPLLVQILLIHSALMPIFMKPPNVFVSSVLALSLNAAAYIAEIFRAGIQSIDKGQMEAARSLGMNNVQAMKNVILPQASRRMIPPLGNEFIVLIKDSSLVSIIATPELMYYARAMMGEYYRPWEPYMTAALMYLLLTLGMAYILSKIERKFVYD from the coding sequence ATGGAATTGTCTTTACAAATAATTGGTGAGTATATGCCTCTGTTCTTAAAAGGAACATGGGTTACAATCCAGCTTTCATTGCTAGCCATTCTTTTTGGCACCATATTAGGATTGTTTATTGGACTCGGGAAAATGATGAAACAGTCATACATAAGTCTTCCTTGTGTCTGGTATATCAGTTTTTTTCGAGGAACTCCATTATTAGTTCAGATTCTTTTGATTCATTCAGCACTAATGCCGATTTTTATGAAGCCGCCTAATGTATTTGTATCCAGTGTTCTAGCTCTGTCACTGAATGCGGCAGCATATATTGCGGAGATCTTCAGAGCAGGTATTCAATCGATCGACAAAGGGCAGATGGAAGCTGCGCGATCTCTAGGAATGAACAATGTACAAGCTATGAAAAATGTAATCCTTCCGCAAGCTTCAAGAAGAATGATTCCTCCGCTTGGGAATGAATTTATTGTTCTGATTAAGGATTCATCACTCGTTTCCATCATTGCTACACCTGAATTGATGTATTATGCGAGGGCCATGATGGGGGAATACTACCGGCCGTGGGAACCCTATATGACCGCAGCCTTGATGTATCTGCTCCTAACTCTTGGGATGGCATATATCTTATCAAAAATTGAACGTAAATTTGTTTATGATTAA
- a CDS encoding cytochrome c oxidase subunit 2A, with product MPQLQKNVKEEVEVKKERELLGTLISVMGVGLFIVLSWTAIYLLYLSR from the coding sequence ATGCCGCAGCTTCAAAAAAATGTAAAGGAAGAAGTGGAAGTAAAAAAAGAAAGAGAGTTGTTAGGCACTCTTATATCAGTAATGGGTGTAGGATTATTTATCGTTTTATCATGGACGGCAATTTATTTGCTGTACCTTTCACGTTAG
- a CDS encoding basic amino acid ABC transporter substrate-binding protein: MKRKFKMGLIGLSAAFLVACSSSGDKLTIGTDAAYAPFESLDGDKIVGFDVDLLDAVMKEAGLEYEMKNTGWEPLFIALKNEEVSAGISAITINDKRKKTYDFSSPYFESVNMILAKEGTSIKSAKDLEGKKVSVQNGTTGQEALEKMFGKNENIKKFDNNTLAIQALLNGEVEAVVADNAVVQEYEKNNPDKKLVTISDKDSFESEFYGIIFPKDGEHQDEINKALKKVIDDGKYAEIYKKWFGEEPNVDVLKQ; this comes from the coding sequence ATGAAACGAAAATTTAAAATGGGACTTATCGGTTTATCTGCTGCTTTCCTTGTAGCCTGTTCGTCTTCAGGAGATAAGTTAACGATTGGAACAGATGCGGCATATGCCCCTTTTGAATCCTTGGATGGGGACAAGATTGTCGGATTTGATGTGGATTTACTTGATGCTGTGATGAAAGAAGCAGGATTAGAATACGAAATGAAGAACACAGGGTGGGAGCCTCTCTTTATTGCCTTAAAAAATGAGGAAGTATCTGCAGGTATTTCTGCCATTACAATTAATGATAAAAGAAAAAAAACGTATGATTTTTCTTCACCGTACTTTGAATCCGTAAATATGATCTTAGCAAAAGAAGGAACATCTATTAAGAGTGCAAAAGACCTTGAAGGAAAGAAAGTAAGTGTTCAAAACGGGACAACCGGTCAAGAAGCTCTAGAAAAAATGTTCGGGAAAAATGAGAATATCAAAAAGTTTGATAACAATACACTGGCTATACAAGCATTATTGAACGGTGAAGTAGAAGCGGTTGTTGCGGATAATGCAGTTGTTCAGGAGTATGAAAAGAATAACCCTGATAAAAAATTAGTGACGATCAGTGATAAAGATAGTTTTGAAAGTGAATTCTACGGTATCATTTTCCCTAAAGACGGGGAGCATCAAGATGAGATCAACAAGGCTTTGAAAAAAGTAATTGATGATGGCAAGTATGCTGAAATCTATAAAAAATGGTTTGGTGAAGAGCCGAATGTAGATGTGCTGAAACAATAA
- the ytxC gene encoding sporulation protein YtxC, whose translation MVAIAFSHPSDGIAVLKNMIRIAAKHKINPSFAKLSETSSKILELHIHEKKSFILDVLTEFTRNKVEDICLKELIEHAFFYTDTAEQKEIFAITKSIVLGEIEGIPEVKHLPNLNDLIRRQWDSILEAKTEFLEFESFIKFRLKEYLATLLKVVECAIDEYKLELEYQMFVEQLRTCLTKQRSFSKSDIIIIFEKEHVFLFDEQQKQLSHTELMMLHEKALRLTNVTNLDERLLGPLIGLSPSSARIYAYDIDHPLLQTVKNIFQEKVTISPIERMTYKEQRYYRKKKS comes from the coding sequence TTGGTCGCGATTGCTTTTTCACACCCATCAGATGGAATAGCTGTCTTGAAAAACATGATCAGGATAGCTGCAAAACATAAAATAAACCCTTCCTTTGCCAAATTATCTGAAACTTCTTCAAAAATTCTTGAACTGCACATACATGAGAAAAAATCGTTCATATTGGATGTGTTAACAGAATTTACACGGAATAAGGTAGAAGATATTTGTTTAAAGGAATTGATTGAACATGCTTTTTTTTACACAGATACCGCTGAACAAAAAGAAATTTTCGCCATAACAAAAAGTATTGTTTTAGGAGAGATCGAAGGAATTCCTGAGGTGAAGCATCTGCCAAACTTGAATGATCTGATTCGCAGACAGTGGGATTCTATCCTAGAAGCAAAAACAGAATTTTTAGAGTTTGAATCATTTATAAAATTTAGATTGAAAGAGTACTTAGCTACCTTGCTTAAGGTTGTTGAATGTGCGATCGATGAATATAAATTAGAACTTGAATACCAGATGTTTGTCGAACAGCTGCGGACTTGCTTAACCAAACAAAGATCTTTCTCGAAATCTGATATCATCATTATTTTTGAGAAAGAGCATGTGTTTCTTTTTGATGAACAGCAAAAACAGTTGTCACACACAGAATTAATGATGTTGCATGAAAAAGCTTTGAGGTTAACAAATGTTACAAATTTGGATGAAAGGCTTCTAGGTCCATTAATCGGATTATCACCCTCTTCAGCTAGAATATATGCTTATGACATCGATCACCCACTGCTTCAAACTGTAAAAAATATATTTCAAGAAAAGGTGACGATTAGTCCGATTGAGAGGATGACATATAAGGAACAACGGTACTATCGCAAAAAAAAGTCATAA
- a CDS encoding Crp/Fnr family transcriptional regulator, protein MGACTQQSNFCSYQNTDVFSKKSFQYLENLMYSKKVEKDHYLFVDNDPADRLYYLKQGQIKITKMNEDGKELVLYIFQEGDLIGELGISTNSRYSYSAKATRTCEVGIIQQKDLETIIWQHGEVAVEFMRWMSNMHAITRSKFRDLMLYGKKGALCSTLIRLANSYGIMTPDGIVLSQHFTNTDLAELIGTSRETVNRMLSQLKKEGAVVYSEGTIKITSLEYLKTACSCEDCPIEICRI, encoded by the coding sequence ATGGGTGCCTGCACGCAACAGTCAAATTTTTGTTCATATCAAAATACCGATGTATTTTCAAAGAAATCATTTCAATATTTAGAGAACCTTATGTATTCGAAAAAAGTGGAAAAAGATCATTATTTATTTGTTGATAACGATCCTGCCGATCGTCTGTATTACTTGAAACAAGGACAGATTAAAATTACTAAAATGAACGAAGATGGAAAAGAACTCGTCTTATATATTTTTCAAGAAGGCGATCTTATTGGCGAATTAGGCATTTCAACAAACTCACGATACAGCTACAGTGCAAAAGCAACGAGAACGTGTGAAGTAGGAATCATACAGCAAAAAGATCTTGAAACGATTATTTGGCAGCATGGTGAAGTAGCGGTTGAATTCATGAGATGGATGAGTAATATGCATGCAATTACTCGATCCAAGTTTAGAGATTTAATGCTTTATGGAAAAAAAGGAGCGCTATGCTCGACATTAATCAGGCTTGCAAATTCTTATGGAATAATGACACCGGATGGAATTGTGCTATCCCAGCACTTCACAAATACTGATCTTGCAGAACTTATAGGTACATCACGAGAAACGGTAAACAGAATGTTAAGCCAGTTAAAAAAAGAGGGTGCCGTTGTTTATTCAGAAGGAACAATTAAAATTACCTCTTTGGAGTATTTGAAAACAGCCTGCAGCTGTGAAGATTGTCCAATCGAGATTTGCAGAATATAA
- the mqnC gene encoding cyclic dehypoxanthinyl futalosine synthase: MSIESILQKALDGERLSVEDAVKLYESDEVERMGEVADIIMKRWHPEPITTFVIGRNVNYTNFCDTYCRFCAFYRAPGSEEGYVLDDEVIFQKIQETVDVGGTEILMQGGTNPNLPFSYYTDLLREIKKRFDITMHSFSPAEVWKMVEVSGLSLEEVLRELKEAGLDSLPGGGAEILDDRTRKKISRLKGSWTEWIECMKTAKKVGLHSTATMVIGFGETFEERALHLKRVRDAQDEADCFLAFISWTFQPDNTNMKAEKTTPREYLKNVAISRIFLDNIPNFQSSWVTMGPEVGKKSLHYGCNDFGSTMMEENVVSAAGTTHKVNTNLTLRLIREAGKIPAQRNTKYETLRVFEEEEKAEKDFVMQN; the protein is encoded by the coding sequence ATGAGTATAGAATCGATTTTACAAAAAGCTTTAGATGGCGAACGTTTATCGGTAGAAGACGCCGTTAAACTTTATGAAAGTGATGAAGTAGAACGTATGGGAGAAGTTGCGGATATTATTATGAAAAGGTGGCACCCAGAACCGATCACCACTTTTGTAATAGGACGCAACGTAAACTATACAAACTTTTGTGATACATATTGCAGGTTCTGTGCCTTCTACAGAGCACCAGGAAGTGAAGAAGGTTATGTATTGGACGATGAAGTAATCTTCCAAAAAATACAGGAAACCGTTGATGTTGGCGGTACAGAAATCTTAATGCAAGGTGGAACAAACCCAAATCTGCCGTTTAGCTATTATACCGACTTATTGCGTGAAATAAAGAAACGGTTTGATATTACGATGCATTCTTTCTCTCCGGCTGAAGTGTGGAAGATGGTTGAAGTATCAGGGCTATCTCTTGAAGAAGTACTTCGTGAACTGAAAGAAGCTGGTCTTGATTCGTTGCCTGGTGGAGGAGCGGAGATTCTGGATGATCGTACACGTAAGAAGATAAGCAGATTAAAAGGTTCTTGGACCGAGTGGATCGAGTGTATGAAGACAGCTAAAAAAGTAGGGCTTCATTCTACTGCGACGATGGTAATTGGATTTGGAGAAACGTTTGAAGAGAGAGCTCTTCATTTAAAACGAGTTCGCGATGCTCAAGATGAAGCGGATTGCTTCCTGGCTTTTATTTCGTGGACGTTCCAACCTGACAATACAAATATGAAGGCAGAGAAGACAACGCCAAGAGAATATTTGAAAAACGTTGCCATCTCTCGTATCTTCTTAGATAACATTCCAAACTTCCAATCCTCTTGGGTAACAATGGGTCCTGAAGTTGGAAAAAAATCTCTTCATTATGGCTGTAACGATTTTGGCAGCACGATGATGGAAGAGAACGTTGTTTCAGCTGCTGGGACAACACACAAAGTAAACACAAACTTAACGCTTCGCTTAATTCGTGAAGCAGGTAAGATTCCTGCACAGCGAAATACAAAATATGAAACGCTTCGTGTTTTTGAAGAAGAGGAAAAAGCAGAAAAAGATTTTGTTATGCAAAACTAG